One genomic window of Prochlorococcus marinus str. NATL2A includes the following:
- the acsF gene encoding magnesium-protoporphyrin IX monomethyl ester (oxidative) cyclase gives MTATASSSPKLRVDTRGTNELPPHLDENLLTPRFYVTEFKKAAKTELTDAREEFEAMLSEMKADYNCTHFDRKASLDRLQELPQKAKETYESYLVRSVISEFSGFLLFKEISNRLKKEGNRDLGKLFQFLARDEARHAGFLSRALVAEGIEVDLPHLGGKRAATWFPISWVIYSVYLSEKIGYWRYILMDRHLKANPDQAFAPLFDFFEPWCQDENRHGDCFTVMMRCWPGITKGFRGKLLSRFFLWSVFLTHTLTVCERGEFYELLGIDPKEFDEEVIKRTNHTSKNAFPWVFNLDDNKFWDLRNKIIESFRAFVGAKGLTKPVKFVKFATLIFKQFALPMEKTDALRYDKNVNFTGQDILNFWTDK, from the coding sequence ATGACCGCAACAGCTTCTTCTTCCCCAAAACTAAGAGTTGATACACGCGGAACAAATGAGTTGCCGCCACATTTAGATGAAAATCTTTTAACCCCTCGTTTTTACGTAACCGAATTCAAAAAAGCAGCTAAGACAGAATTAACTGATGCCCGCGAAGAGTTTGAAGCAATGCTTTCAGAAATGAAAGCAGACTATAACTGTACTCATTTTGATAGAAAGGCAAGTCTAGATAGATTGCAAGAATTGCCTCAAAAGGCTAAAGAGACTTACGAGAGTTATTTAGTTAGATCAGTAATATCAGAGTTTTCTGGATTCCTGCTATTTAAAGAGATTTCAAATCGTTTGAAGAAAGAAGGAAATAGGGATCTTGGAAAACTATTTCAGTTTTTAGCTAGAGACGAAGCTAGACATGCAGGTTTTCTAAGCAGAGCATTAGTTGCAGAGGGTATTGAAGTGGATCTGCCTCATTTAGGAGGAAAAAGGGCAGCGACTTGGTTCCCCATTAGTTGGGTTATTTATTCTGTGTATCTTTCAGAAAAGATTGGTTATTGGAGATATATCTTGATGGATAGGCACCTTAAGGCTAATCCAGATCAGGCTTTTGCTCCTCTTTTTGATTTCTTTGAGCCATGGTGTCAAGACGAGAACAGACATGGCGATTGCTTTACAGTAATGATGAGATGTTGGCCTGGAATCACCAAAGGATTTAGAGGTAAGTTATTAAGTCGTTTCTTCTTGTGGAGCGTTTTCCTTACTCACACTTTGACAGTTTGCGAAAGAGGCGAGTTTTATGAATTACTTGGTATTGATCCAAAGGAATTTGATGAGGAAGTGATAAAAAGAACAAACCACACATCAAAAAATGCCTTCCCTTGGGTTTTTAATCTTGATGACAATAAGTTTTGGGATTTGAGAAACAAAATTATCGAATCTTTCAGAGCTTTTGTAGGTGCTAAAGGTTTAACAAAGCCAGTTAAATTTGTGAAATTCGCTACTTTGATTTTTAAGCAATTTGCACTCCCAATGGAGAAGACAGATGCATTGAGATATGATAAAAACGTGAATTTTACAGGTCAGGATATTTTGAATTTTTGGACAGATAAATAA
- a CDS encoding NAD(P)-dependent oxidoreductase encodes MKLAFIGLGAIGKPMSERLIDNGYDLNIYKRDKLKNNDPKKYFVDPIEAVTDCDGLLICVTDDNAVESVLFGDNGVADSLKPKSFVIDFSTISPNKSISIHKRLSKKNIFYVDCPVSGGTEGAYKGSLSLFIGASKKECLSFEHIFEVLGKSINYFNGVGKGQQVKALNQILVAGTYAAVAEAMELGKLLDLPMDDVVAALKVGAANSWPLENRSKAMLIDKHPLGFKLELHHKDLAIAIDLAKSINIDLPIASKVKEIEQRLMQAGLGELDVSVLHRYISGAKKEG; translated from the coding sequence ATGAAACTAGCTTTTATTGGTCTTGGCGCTATTGGGAAGCCTATGTCTGAGCGTCTTATTGATAATGGATATGATTTGAATATATATAAGAGAGATAAACTAAAGAATAATGATCCAAAAAAATATTTTGTTGACCCTATAGAGGCTGTTACTGACTGCGATGGACTCTTGATTTGCGTTACTGATGATAATGCGGTTGAATCTGTTCTATTTGGTGATAATGGTGTAGCAGACTCACTAAAGCCTAAATCTTTTGTGATTGATTTCTCTACAATAAGTCCTAATAAATCAATCTCTATACATAAGAGATTGTCCAAAAAAAATATCTTTTATGTTGACTGTCCAGTTTCAGGGGGGACAGAGGGGGCTTATAAAGGTTCACTGTCTTTGTTTATTGGTGCAAGCAAAAAAGAGTGTTTATCTTTTGAACATATATTTGAAGTCCTCGGCAAATCAATTAATTACTTTAATGGCGTAGGTAAAGGTCAACAAGTCAAAGCTCTTAATCAAATATTAGTCGCAGGAACATATGCAGCAGTAGCCGAGGCAATGGAATTAGGGAAATTGCTTGATTTGCCCATGGATGATGTGGTTGCTGCTTTAAAAGTTGGAGCAGCTAATTCATGGCCATTAGAAAATAGATCAAAAGCAATGTTGATTGATAAACATCCCTTGGGATTCAAATTAGAGTTGCATCATAAGGATTTAGCTATTGCTATTGATCTGGCTAAATCTATAAATATTGATTTACCCATAGCTTCTAAAGTAAAAGAGATTGAGCAAAGATTAATGCAGGCTGGGTTAGGTGAATTAGATGTTTCTGTACTGCATAGATACATCTCTGGAGCAAAAAAAGAAGGCTAG
- a CDS encoding 2Fe-2S iron-sulfur cluster-binding protein: protein MKPIHQITIHHKQEGKTYTFDVPEGEYILRNFESKDENGQIIGDTLPFSCRNGCCSECAVKIISGQMDQQACIGLSKEMRDKGYGLLCVSKAIGPLECETQDEDEVYNAQFGKYFKGLDTQAGNPFDI from the coding sequence ATGAAACCAATTCACCAGATAACTATTCATCATAAACAGGAGGGAAAAACATATACTTTTGATGTCCCTGAAGGTGAGTATATATTGAGAAATTTTGAATCAAAAGATGAAAATGGACAAATAATTGGAGACACATTGCCATTCTCTTGCAGAAATGGATGTTGTTCTGAGTGCGCAGTTAAAATAATTTCAGGACAAATGGATCAACAAGCTTGTATTGGTCTATCTAAAGAGATGAGGGACAAGGGATACGGATTGTTATGTGTTTCAAAAGCTATTGGACCATTGGAATGCGAGACTCAAGATGAGGACGAAGTATATAACGCACAATTTGGAAAATATTTTAAAGGATTAGACACACAAGCTGGTAATCCTTTTGATATTTAA
- a CDS encoding DUF3318 domain-containing protein — translation MSELQRLKGLLPPENQSWVFIEAAAAIDPPLITLEEIGRDEVEIQVDLEQWDYLAQDHRNLLFWHEVGRIQNDTIPRDGWEMAALAIGLGGAIGELWVQDGLLLLMALGLSGFAGYRLYLKNNSEKRLQDAISADERAIDLACRFGYSVPNAYKSLGGALKDLVEKSRKKKKRTFYEDRLEALRKSAERARAEMASQEGSQKSVTSENVYG, via the coding sequence ATGAGCGAACTACAGCGCCTAAAAGGGCTGCTGCCACCAGAAAACCAAAGCTGGGTATTCATTGAAGCCGCAGCAGCAATAGATCCTCCTCTAATCACGCTTGAAGAAATCGGGCGCGATGAAGTGGAGATTCAAGTTGACCTTGAGCAATGGGACTATTTAGCTCAAGATCATAGAAATCTATTGTTTTGGCATGAGGTGGGACGCATTCAAAATGACACCATCCCAAGAGATGGCTGGGAAATGGCTGCTCTTGCAATAGGTCTGGGTGGTGCTATTGGAGAATTATGGGTTCAAGATGGTTTGCTACTTTTAATGGCACTCGGATTGTCAGGTTTTGCAGGTTATCGGCTTTACTTAAAAAATAATTCAGAAAAACGATTACAAGATGCAATATCTGCTGATGAAAGAGCTATAGATTTGGCCTGCAGATTTGGATATAGCGTTCCAAATGCTTATAAGAGTCTTGGCGGTGCTTTAAAAGATTTAGTTGAAAAATCTAGAAAGAAAAAAAAGCGCACATTCTATGAAGATAGATTAGAAGCTCTAAGAAAGAGTGCTGAAAGAGCTCGCGCAGAAATGGCATCTCAAGAAGGATCTCAAAAATCAGTTACTAGTGAAAATGTTTATGGATAG
- the rsfS gene encoding ribosome silencing factor, with protein sequence MDSIRLVELAAVACDDRKAGDIKLLKVDKVSSIADWILITEGLSDVQVRAIVNNVEKTIREEADLLPLRKEGINEAKWALLDYGDLIINVFQPNERKFYDLESFWSNGIIHDFINNKLIELMDE encoded by the coding sequence ATGGATAGTATTAGGTTAGTTGAACTAGCTGCAGTTGCTTGCGATGATAGAAAAGCTGGTGATATAAAACTTTTAAAAGTTGATAAAGTATCAAGTATTGCTGATTGGATATTAATTACTGAAGGACTTTCAGATGTTCAAGTAAGGGCAATAGTTAATAATGTAGAAAAGACAATCAGAGAGGAAGCAGATCTGCTACCTCTTCGAAAGGAAGGAATAAATGAGGCTAAATGGGCGTTATTAGATTATGGAGATCTAATAATTAATGTTTTTCAACCTAATGAAAGAAAATTCTATGACTTAGAGTCATTCTGGAGCAATGGCATTATCCATGATTTTATAAATAATAAATTAATAGAGTTAATGGATGAATAA
- the carB gene encoding carbamoyl-phosphate synthase large subunit translates to MPRRKDIRRILILGSGPIVIGQACEFDYSGTQACKALRSEGFEVILVNSNPASIMTDPETANRTYVEPLTASVVEQIIKIERPDALLPTMGGQTALNISVELAESGTLEKYNIELIGADLNAIKKAEDRNLFKIAMKNIGVDVCPSGIASNLQEAEIVGNEISSFPKIIRPAFTLGGSGGGIAYNQDEFLELCKTGLDASPVSQILIEKSLLGWKEFELEVMRDLSDNVVIICSIENVDPMGVHTGDSITVAPAQTLTDREYQRLRDYSISIIREIGVATGGSNIQFAINPNNGEIIVIEMNPRVSRSSALASKATGFPIAKIAALLAVGYRLDEIINDITGKTPACFEPSIDYVVTKIPRFAFEKFSGSSSILTTSMKSVGEAMAIGRCFEESFQKAIRSLETGLSGWGCDRVDQNVSSIELERLLRTPSPERIMHVRLAMKNGRSDNEIFSFSKIDPWFLSKLRNIVEAEDQLLNYENITQLEPNFLFKLKQLGFSDRQIAFALNTDELIIRARRTHLKILPVYKTVDTCASEFSSNTPYHYSTYERPAYNIDNDGNIIKNINLNELKNNNKNKILILGGGPNRIGQGIEFDYCCCHASYQAQEDDYTTIMINSNPETVSTDYDTSDILYFEPLTLEDVLNVIEFEEPHGIVVQFGGQTPLKLSLPIVNWLEKLENSKLRTKVLGTSPISIDLAEDREQFDKVLRRLDIRQPKNGLARTFEESLSVANKIGYPLVVRPSYVLGGRAMEIVYEQDELERYIKEAVNVELDHPILIDQYLENAIEVDVDALCDVSKNVVIGGLMEHIEPAGIHSGDSACCLPSITLSVESIKTIKHWTKSLAIELDVVGLINLQFAVKRDQEGNEIVYIIEANPRASRTVPFVSKATGVPLAKIATQLLLGKTLKDIGLNQEPIPPLQTIKEAVMPFKRFPGSDSLLGPEMRSTGEVMGSAKTFGMAYAKSELAAGEGLPTSGFVFLSTHDRDKPALIPVAKKLIELGFSVLATSGTSNYLEKFDLNVERVLKVHEGRPNIEDMIRSGKVQLVINTPIGRQAIYDDKYLRKAALDYSVPTLTTLKGASAAVKGIEALQNQILSVSALQDIHS, encoded by the coding sequence ATGCCACGGCGTAAAGATATACGTCGGATTTTGATACTAGGGTCTGGACCAATTGTTATTGGACAGGCCTGTGAATTCGATTATTCCGGGACACAAGCATGTAAAGCGCTAAGAAGCGAAGGTTTTGAAGTCATTTTAGTTAACTCTAATCCAGCTTCAATAATGACTGATCCTGAAACAGCAAACAGGACATACGTTGAACCATTAACGGCTTCAGTTGTTGAGCAAATTATCAAAATAGAAAGACCTGATGCCCTTTTGCCCACAATGGGTGGGCAAACTGCTTTGAATATTTCAGTAGAATTGGCAGAATCTGGAACTTTAGAAAAATATAATATTGAATTAATTGGTGCTGATCTTAATGCAATAAAAAAGGCTGAGGATAGAAATTTATTTAAAATAGCGATGAAAAATATTGGGGTTGATGTCTGTCCCTCTGGCATAGCTTCCAATCTTCAAGAAGCTGAAATAGTTGGAAATGAAATTTCTTCATTCCCAAAAATCATTCGTCCTGCTTTCACATTAGGAGGAAGCGGAGGTGGAATAGCTTATAACCAGGATGAATTTTTGGAATTATGTAAAACAGGCTTAGATGCTAGTCCTGTTTCTCAAATTCTCATCGAAAAATCTCTTTTAGGTTGGAAAGAATTTGAGTTGGAAGTTATGAGGGATTTATCAGATAATGTTGTAATTATATGCAGTATTGAAAATGTTGATCCTATGGGAGTTCATACTGGAGATTCTATTACAGTAGCTCCTGCGCAAACTCTAACTGATAGAGAATATCAACGTTTAAGAGACTATTCAATTTCAATAATTAGAGAAATTGGAGTAGCAACTGGTGGAAGCAATATCCAATTTGCAATTAATCCTAATAACGGTGAAATAATAGTAATTGAGATGAATCCACGTGTTAGTAGATCATCAGCTTTAGCAAGTAAAGCTACAGGTTTTCCTATTGCCAAAATTGCCGCTCTTTTAGCTGTTGGTTATAGACTAGATGAGATTATTAACGATATTACTGGTAAGACTCCCGCGTGTTTTGAACCTTCAATTGATTACGTAGTTACTAAAATACCTCGTTTTGCATTTGAAAAGTTTTCAGGAAGTTCTTCAATTCTTACTACTTCTATGAAGTCAGTTGGGGAGGCCATGGCAATAGGAAGATGTTTTGAAGAATCTTTTCAAAAGGCAATACGATCTTTAGAAACAGGACTAAGTGGTTGGGGATGTGATCGCGTTGATCAGAATGTATCTTCTATTGAGTTAGAAAGACTATTAAGGACGCCTTCTCCAGAAAGAATAATGCATGTTCGATTAGCAATGAAAAATGGACGTAGCGATAATGAAATTTTTTCTTTTTCTAAAATAGACCCTTGGTTCTTATCAAAACTCAGGAACATAGTAGAAGCAGAGGATCAATTACTTAATTATGAAAATATTACTCAATTAGAGCCTAATTTTCTCTTCAAACTAAAACAACTTGGATTCTCTGATCGTCAGATTGCCTTTGCACTAAATACTGATGAATTAATAATTAGAGCTAGAAGAACCCATCTTAAAATATTACCTGTTTATAAAACTGTTGACACTTGTGCTTCTGAATTTTCATCGAATACACCATATCATTATTCTACATATGAAAGGCCAGCCTACAATATTGATAACGATGGGAATATAATCAAGAATATTAATCTTAATGAATTAAAAAATAATAATAAAAATAAAATTTTAATTTTGGGTGGAGGTCCAAATCGTATTGGACAAGGTATCGAATTTGATTATTGTTGTTGTCATGCTTCTTATCAAGCTCAAGAGGATGATTATACAACAATAATGATAAATAGTAACCCTGAAACCGTTTCTACTGATTATGACACGAGCGACATACTTTACTTTGAACCTCTAACTCTAGAAGATGTTCTAAATGTTATTGAATTTGAGGAACCTCATGGAATAGTAGTTCAATTTGGAGGGCAAACTCCTTTGAAACTCTCTTTACCAATTGTCAATTGGTTAGAGAAATTGGAAAACTCAAAATTACGAACTAAGGTTTTAGGTACTTCTCCTATCTCAATAGATTTAGCAGAAGATAGAGAGCAATTTGACAAGGTTTTGAGGAGATTAGATATTAGGCAACCCAAAAACGGTCTTGCTAGAACTTTTGAAGAATCATTGAGTGTAGCCAATAAAATTGGCTATCCATTGGTTGTTAGGCCTTCATATGTTCTTGGTGGTAGAGCTATGGAAATTGTTTATGAGCAAGATGAATTGGAAAGATACATAAAGGAAGCTGTAAATGTTGAGCTAGATCATCCAATCCTTATCGATCAATATCTAGAGAATGCAATTGAGGTTGATGTTGATGCTTTGTGCGATGTAAGCAAAAATGTTGTCATTGGAGGATTGATGGAGCATATAGAGCCCGCTGGTATTCATTCTGGCGATTCAGCCTGTTGCCTTCCTTCCATAACGCTCTCTGTAGAATCAATTAAAACAATTAAGCATTGGACAAAATCTTTAGCTATTGAACTTGATGTAGTTGGTCTAATTAACCTTCAATTTGCTGTCAAGAGAGATCAGGAAGGCAATGAGATTGTTTACATTATTGAGGCAAATCCAAGGGCTTCAAGAACAGTTCCTTTCGTTTCTAAGGCCACTGGAGTCCCTCTTGCGAAAATTGCAACGCAGTTACTTTTAGGTAAAACACTAAAAGATATTGGATTAAATCAAGAACCAATTCCTCCACTTCAGACAATTAAAGAGGCTGTTATGCCTTTTAAACGTTTTCCCGGCTCAGACAGTCTTTTAGGACCAGAAATGCGTTCAACTGGTGAAGTGATGGGATCTGCAAAAACTTTTGGAATGGCCTACGCAAAATCCGAACTCGCAGCCGGTGAGGGATTGCCTACTTCTGGTTTTGTTTTCTTATCTACTCATGATCGAGATAAACCGGCATTGATTCCAGTAGCAAAGAAATTAATTGAACTAGGTTTTTCAGTTCTGGCAACATCTGGCACTTCTAACTATCTCGAGAAATTTGATTTAAATGTAGAAAGGGTCCTTAAGGTTCACGAAGGAAGACCAAATATTGAGGACATGATTCGATCTGGAAAGGTTCAGTTGGTAATTAATACTCCAATTGGTCGTCAAGCAATTTATGATGATAAATATCTTAGAAAAGCAGCTCTAGACTACTCTGTTCCAACTTTAACAACCTTAAAGGGCGCTAGTGCTGCTGTAAAAGGTATAGAAGCATTGCAGAACCAAATTTTATCTGTTTCAGCTTTGCAAGATATTCATTCCTAA
- the galE gene encoding UDP-glucose 4-epimerase GalE, translating to MRVLLTGGSGFIGSHVALLLIERGLDVLILDSFANSSSNVINRINTYLDDKLLKYRLEIINGDIRDKKLLESIFSDSINSHKPIDIVIHLAGLKSVAESLTNPIHYWDVNVHGTLNLLLTMKEYECYSFVFSSSATIYGLSDSVPMAEDHRISPINPYGKTKVAIENMFYDLYNSNNLWKICSLRYFNPVGAHPSGLIGEDPIGIPNNLFPFLTQVAIGKRKFLNVFGDNWDTYDGSGIRDYIHIMDLAEGHLASLDYISSSDSCLEFINLGSGNGYSVFQIIRQFELTTGCQIPFSIQNRRDGDVAISYADISKAKKLLGWTPKRTLEQICLDGWNWQIRNPNGYN from the coding sequence ATGAGGGTTCTTTTAACTGGTGGTTCAGGATTCATAGGTTCTCATGTCGCTTTGTTGTTGATAGAAAGGGGATTGGATGTTTTAATATTAGATTCTTTTGCTAATAGCTCATCTAATGTTATCAATCGAATTAATACTTATTTAGATGATAAACTGTTAAAATATAGATTAGAAATAATTAATGGTGATATTAGAGATAAAAAACTTTTAGAAAGTATTTTTAGTGATTCGATTAATAGCCATAAACCTATAGATATCGTTATACATTTAGCTGGCTTGAAATCTGTAGCTGAATCTCTTACTAATCCTATTCACTATTGGGATGTGAATGTTCATGGAACACTAAATCTTTTACTTACAATGAAAGAATATGAATGTTATTCCTTTGTTTTTAGTAGTAGTGCCACTATTTATGGTTTAAGCGATTCCGTTCCTATGGCAGAAGATCACAGGATCTCACCAATTAACCCCTACGGCAAAACTAAAGTGGCAATTGAGAATATGTTTTATGATTTATATAATTCTAATAACTTATGGAAAATATGTTCTTTACGTTATTTCAATCCTGTTGGAGCGCATCCATCAGGATTGATTGGTGAAGATCCCATTGGGATTCCCAATAATCTTTTTCCTTTCTTAACTCAGGTAGCTATAGGAAAGCGAAAATTTTTAAATGTCTTCGGAGATAACTGGGATACGTATGATGGCTCAGGTATCCGTGATTATATTCATATTATGGATTTAGCTGAGGGCCATTTAGCCTCATTAGATTATATTAGCTCTTCTGATTCATGTTTGGAATTTATTAATTTAGGCTCTGGTAATGGATATAGTGTTTTTCAGATTATTAGACAATTTGAGTTGACTACTGGTTGCCAAATTCCTTTTTCTATTCAAAACAGAAGAGATGGTGATGTCGCTATATCTTATGCAGATATTTCAAAAGCCAAGAAATTATTAGGTTGGACTCCAAAAAGAACATTAGAACAAATTTGCTTAGATGGATGGAACTGGCAAATTAGAAATCCAAATGGTTATAACTAA
- a CDS encoding asparaginase translates to MNLQNNSSDHSNNYLKVLVKRGSSVESIHRAHASICDTKGRTLMKAGSCEYETFIRSALKPFQAMPFITSGASEKYNLDSKTLALACGSHSGSSVQARTAFKLLWNADIDIKELKCPTPQNRESKLQHNCSGKHSAFLATCKKMGWDLDSYLMGHHPLQKEIFRRVAELLKIPAEELIAERDDCGAPTLLLRLSQMAVLYAHLSKSDQPEFEKITRAMTNNPDLIAGEGYFDSELIKRGHNQIISKGGSEGIQCIGLLGEGIGLSIKVEDGSKRAKHAVAIHLLRQLEWITPTAIEELDEIILQKKPGIYIEVEGELKIP, encoded by the coding sequence ATGAATTTACAAAACAATTCGTCAGATCACAGCAACAATTATTTGAAGGTTCTAGTAAAACGAGGCTCAAGTGTTGAATCCATTCATAGAGCCCACGCTTCAATATGTGACACGAAAGGAAGGACATTAATGAAAGCAGGTTCATGTGAATATGAAACTTTCATACGATCAGCATTAAAGCCTTTCCAAGCAATGCCGTTCATTACAAGTGGTGCTTCGGAAAAATATAATTTAGATAGTAAAACATTAGCGCTGGCATGTGGTTCTCATAGTGGCTCATCAGTTCAAGCGAGAACAGCATTCAAACTCCTTTGGAATGCAGATATAGATATAAAAGAACTGAAATGCCCAACACCTCAAAATAGAGAAAGCAAACTTCAACATAATTGCTCAGGAAAGCATTCAGCATTTCTAGCAACCTGCAAAAAAATGGGCTGGGATCTAGATAGTTATTTAATGGGACATCATCCACTGCAGAAAGAAATTTTCAGAAGAGTTGCTGAGTTACTAAAAATACCTGCCGAGGAATTAATTGCCGAAAGAGATGACTGTGGTGCTCCTACGTTACTTTTGCGTTTATCTCAAATGGCGGTTTTATATGCTCATTTATCTAAATCTGACCAACCTGAATTTGAAAAAATAACCCGTGCTATGACAAATAATCCAGACCTTATTGCTGGCGAAGGATATTTTGATTCGGAATTAATAAAAAGAGGTCACAATCAAATTATCAGCAAAGGTGGGAGTGAAGGTATCCAATGTATTGGTCTTCTAGGGGAAGGTATCGGGCTCTCAATTAAGGTTGAGGATGGATCAAAAAGAGCAAAGCACGCAGTAGCGATACATCTTCTTCGACAACTTGAATGGATAACTCCAACAGCAATTGAAGAACTAGATGAAATCATCCTTCAAAAAAAACCTGGTATCTATATAGAAGTTGAAGGAGAATTAAAGATCCCCTAA
- a CDS encoding CGLD27 family protein yields the protein MNKIICPVPLNQRPLNEFNSIRNSWIISWPFLERIIFYRKLTFSWLIITPVCLTISYGSDYLKNNLFELIFISLTASLAFPILLLIRQWLSWVYIYKRLNSENIEYEESGWYDGQTWEKPIDWRAKDLLIAQYQIKPVLNHLEVIIVLLISVIISSILFILSGMN from the coding sequence ATGAATAAAATAATATGCCCTGTGCCTCTAAACCAGAGGCCATTAAATGAATTTAATAGCATTAGAAATTCATGGATAATCTCTTGGCCTTTTTTAGAAAGAATTATTTTTTACAGGAAATTAACATTTAGTTGGTTAATAATTACACCAGTTTGTTTAACAATATCTTATGGAAGCGATTACCTCAAAAACAACCTTTTTGAACTTATATTTATTAGCCTAACTGCATCTCTTGCTTTTCCTATATTACTACTAATCAGGCAATGGTTAAGTTGGGTATACATATATAAACGACTTAATTCTGAAAACATTGAATATGAAGAATCTGGTTGGTATGATGGACAGACCTGGGAAAAGCCAATTGATTGGAGAGCAAAAGATTTACTGATAGCTCAATACCAAATCAAACCAGTCTTAAATCATTTAGAAGTAATAATAGTACTATTAATATCAGTTATCATATCTTCAATTTTATTTATACTTTCAGGAATGAATTAA